From one Maniola jurtina chromosome 5, ilManJurt1.1, whole genome shotgun sequence genomic stretch:
- the LOC123865670 gene encoding cathepsin K-like produces MAYFYLMLLVLVEALKPGLPFVLEDAAQNSLKWPKEYHLRGEEVNILTGIMEPFEVWYSTSSNRSRVDYNGGTVKQYYVVEDPEGSQLKKYVINPITTEEVTNELVCEEQIEDEKLFDILPTPTNYTFKEQETYNGKLVEVWKYFEEKGVDEEKLEETLYVYRDDGGISIPVYLEIKNHNLWTGVVDKHTVTRYYDYSEPDNDALDHNLEESCNNTATVLTDLQKNFHELPSDVEGSFSSYVIRHQKKYLGDEHEIRKQIFKKNLRRVIEHNQQNLGYKLTLNKFSDRTDDELAYLRGALPSLEHVGTVPFPHTEEEVELLAQELPEYYDMRIEGYITSVKNQADCGSCWSFSTVAAVEGALARSNGGRDLDLSEQSLVDCAWGFSSFGCSGGVINDVYKYVLKHGIPTEMEYGLYLAREGWCGLENMTSVYKIKGFAAVPPLSVNAMKVALYKYGPVTVTINANDAVVHYESGIFYDPSCNKQRLNHAVTVVGYGKRDGVDYWIVKNSWGEDWGEDGYILFSATDNNCHILEDAFYPVV; encoded by the exons ATggcctatttttatttaatgttgtTGGTTTTAGTGGAAGCTTTAAAACCTGGACTTCCTTTTGTcttag AAGATGCCGCTCAAAATTCTCTAAAGTGGCCAAAAGAGTACCATTTAAGAGGCGAAGAAGTTAACATTCTGACTGGTATCATGGAGCCTTTTGAGGTTTG GTATAGTACAAGCAGTAATAGATCTCGCGTGGACTACAATGGGGGCACCGTCAAACAATACTACGTCGTTGAAGACCCCGAGGGCTCCCAGCTGAAAAAGTATGTT ATCAACCCCATTACAACAGAAGAAGTGACGAATGAACTTGTGTGCGAAGAACAAATAGAAGATGAAAAGCTGTTTGATATCCTGCCGACTCCCACGAATTACACATTCAAAG AACAAGAGACCTACAATGGAAAATTGGTTGAAGTTTGGAAATATTTTGAGGAAAAAGGAGTAGATGAAGAAAAACTGGAAGAGACTTTGTACGTGTATCGAGATGATGGCGGAATCAGCATACCTgttta TCTGGAAATAAAGAACCATAACCTATGGACCGGAGTTGTGGACAAACACACAGTCACGCGTTACTACGATTACAGTGAACCAGACAACGATGCTCTGGATCATAATCTAG AGGAATCTTGTAACAATACCGCGACAGTATTAACAGATCTTCAAAAGAATTTTCATGAACTACCATCTGATGTGGAAGGATCATTCAGCAG ttatgTTATTCGTCATCAAAAGAAGTATCTTGGAGATGAGCACGAGATTCGGAAACAGATTTTCAAGAAAAACTTAAG ACGTGTGATTGAGCACAATCAGCAAAACCTAGGATACAAGTTGACGTTGAACAAGTTCTCCGACCGAACTGATGATGAGCTGGCTTATCTGAGGGGTGCTCTACCATCTCTGGAACATGTAGGGACCGTGCCGTTCCCACATACGGAGGAAGAGGTAGAACTGCTTGCTCAGGAGTTACCAGAGTACTATGATATGAGGATCGAAGGCTATATTACCTCAGTCAAAA ATCAAGCGGACTGCGGGTCCTGCTGGTCGTTCTCAACAGTAGCTGCGGTGGAGGGCGCGCTGGCACGCAGCAACGGAGGCCGCGACCTGGACCTTTCCGAGCAGTCATTGGTCGACTGTGCTTGGGG ATTTTCAAGTTTCGGCTGTTCCGGTGGTGTGATCAATGATGTCTACAAGTACGTCCTCAAGCACGGGATTCCAACCGAAATGGAATATGGCTTATACTTAGCCAGG GAAGGTTGGTGCGGCCTAGAGAACATGACTTCAGTGTACAAGATCAAAGGCTTCGCAGCGGTCCCTCCGCTCAGTGTCAACGCTATGAAGGTCGCGCTGTACAAGTATGGGCCTGTGACTGTCACCATCAACGCCAATGACGCTGTCGTCCACTATGAAAGTGGCATCTTCTACGACCCTTCGTG TAACAAACAGCGTCTGAACCACGCGGTGACGGTGGTGGGCTACGGCAAGAGAGACGGAGTGGACTATTGGATCGTGAAGAACTCGTGGGGCGAGGACTGGGGAGAGGACGGGTACATCCTGTTCTCAGCCACCGACAACAACTGCCATATTCTAGAAGACGCGTTCTATCCTGTGGTCTAG